From the genome of Pelosinus fermentans DSM 17108:
ATGGTGATAATCTAAAAGAAGTTATCCTTACACTTTGTGATGCCTGGAGCTTGCCGAAAGAATTTAAATCATGGGTCTGCAATCATAATTATTTCCTTAATTCGTTAGTGGATCGAGTGGTAACAGGTTATCCAAAAGATGAAATAACAACTCTTGAAACGAAACTGGGTTATAGTGATCAATTAATTAACACAGGTGAGCTCTTTCACCTTTGGGTAATCGAAGGACCACAGGAATTGGCAAAGCGGCTGCCCTTTGCAGAAGTTGGTCTTAATGTCATTTGGACTGAGGATATGACGCCCTATCGTACACGAAAAGTACGCATTTTAAATGGAGCTCATACCGCTTCTGTTCCGGCAGCATTTTTATATGGGCTGGAAGAAGTCGGAGAAATGATGGATCATGAAGTGTTAGGGAAATATGTGAGACAGATTGTTTCTGATGAGATTATTCCCTCCATTCATTTGGATAAAAAAATGCTGACTGAATTTGCAGATTCCGTAATCGAACGTTTTCAGAACCCATACATCAGACATTATCTGATCAGCATTTTACTCAATTCTTCATCGAAATTTAAGGCCAGAGTTTTGCCCTCCATTATAGAATATCAGCATCTCCATGGTGTATTGCCTGAAAAACTGACCTTTTCATTAGCGGCGCTGATTGCTGTGTACAAGGATGGGAAAGTGGCAGACAATGGTATGCAGGCAAAACGGGAAAAAGGCGAATTTGTGATGAAAGACGATGTGCCGGTATTGGAATTCTTTGGGGAGACCTGGAAAGCATTTGATGGCAGCCAGGAAAGTATCATCGCTGTAGTAAAAACTGTTTTAGAAAATGCTGCTATTTGGGGGCAGGATCTGAATCAAGTTAATAATTTGACGGAAAAAACGGCTGACTATCTATATCAAATTGTTAACGATGGTATGCAAGTTACTGTTGCACGGCTGATTAGGAGGTAACGGAGATGTCATTGTTAAAAATCCATGAGGCTGATAATGTAGCTGTTACTCTCGATGATGTAAAAAAAGGAGAGCAGCTTACAGTAGGATCTACTGCAATTACTGCTCTCGATGACATTGATAAAGGGCATAAAATGGCCTTGCGTGACTTAAAAGAAAGCGAGCATATCATAAAATATGGCTTTCCCATTGGACACGTAGTGAGAGATGTTGAGGCTGGCAGCTGGGTGCATGCTCATAATATTAAGACTAACCTTGGAGATATGCTGGAATACACCTATGAGCCGGATCTGCCTCAAGAACAGTTTGTTACTTGTAATCAAACCTTTAAGGGATACAGACGGGAAGACGGACGGGTTGGAGTCCGGAATGAGATCTGGATTATCCCTACGGTAAGCTGTGTGAATCGGGCGGCTCAATTGCTGGCTGAGCAGGGCAATGAAATTGCTGCTGCAAACATTGACGGTGTCTTTGAATTTACTCATCCTTATGGCTGTTCCCAGCTTGGTGAGGATCATCTGACAACCCAGCGTATATTGGCAGCTTTGGTCAATCACCCCAATGCTGGCGGTGTGCTGGTACTTGGACTCGGCTGTGAAAATAATAATATTCCAGAATTTAAAAAGATACTGGGAGATTATGATCCTGGGCGGGTTAAGTTTTTAGCAGCCCAAGAGGTGGAAGACGAACTTGCAGCTGGCAGAGAACTCATAGAAGAGTTAATTGCATATGCCAGCCAATACAAAAGAGAAGAGTGCCCTGTTTCTGAGCTGGTTGTAGGTTTAAAATGCGGCGGTTCTGATGGCTTTTCAGGTATTACCGGCAATCCATTGGTTGGAGCTTTTTCCGATAAGCTGATTGCCTGCGGCGGCAGCACCGTTTTGACGGAAGTGCCGGAGATGTTTGGTGCTGAAACGATTTTGATGAAACGAGCTAAAGATCAAGCAGTATTTGATAAAACGGTGAAGCTGATCAATGATTTTAAGGACTACTTTATGTCATATAATCAGCCCATTTATGAAAATCCATCCCCCGGTAATAAAAAAGGCGGCATTTCCACCCTGGAAGAAAAATCACTAGGCTGCACGCAAAAAGGCGGCCGCAGCATTGTTGTGGATGTACTGGACTATGGTGAATCCGTAACACGCAAGGGACTGAACCTTTTAAATGGACCAGGCAATGATGCTGTAGCGGCAACGGCCCTGGCAGCTGCCGGCTGTCATATCGTTTTGTTTACTACTGGACGTGGTACACCTCTGGGTACGGCAGTACCGACCATAAAAGTAGCTACGAATAGTGAGCTGTTTAGACGCAAAGCCAATTGGATGGATTTTAATGCCGGAAAATTGCTGGAAGGTCAATCGATGCAGGTTGTGACAGATGCGTTTTTCTCCTATATCGTAGAAGTTTCTTCAGGGCGGCTGTCTAAATCAGAAAGTATGGGTTTTAGGGAGATTGCCATCTTTAAAAATGGCGTGACCTTATAACAAGAACCCAAATAAAATCAATGGAAAGAGAGTGTATGAAAAGGATGAAAGCTATTTATTTGCAATCCCCCGGGGATATTAAAGTGGAAGAAGTCGCTTATCCACAGCGTGGAGAAAATGATGTTTTAATTAAGACACGGAGTTTGGGAATATGCGGTTCCGATATCGGTGCCTATATGGGGACCAATCCTCTTGTATCCTATCCTCGGATTATTGGACATGAGGCAGCTGGTGAAGTGGCAGCAGTGCCAGAAGGGGAAACGGAACTGGCGGTTGGTGATCATGTGGTCATTGAACCTTATGTATACTGTGGCAAGTGTTACCCTTGTCAAAACAATCGTACGAATTGCTGCGAAAATTTGACTGTTCGAGGGGTACACATTGACGGAGCCATGTCAGAGTATTTTGTTCATCCCAGGAATTTAGTGCATAAAGTACCCAAAGAAATTCCTTGGAATTTGCTGGCTATGGTTGAACCGTTAACCATTTCCATGCATGCTGTGAAACGTTCCCGGGTAAAAGCAGGAGAACATGTGGCGATTACTGGATCTGGTCCTATCGGCCTGTTAGCTGCGCAGTATGCATTAACCTTGAATGCAATACCGATTGTAGTAGACCCTGTAGAAGAACGATTGGAATTTGCCAAGCAGCTAGGCGTAACATATACTGTTAATCCAGTGAAAGCTGACGCTGTTAATGAAATCAAAGCAATTACAAATGGCAGAATGGCAGAGGTCATTATCGAAGCATCAGGCAATGCTGCAGCTGTTCGCAGCACTATTGATTATGTATCTTATGCTGGAAGAATTTCTCTTGTAGGCTGGCCGAAAAGTGAGATTGCTTTGCCTACCGCTTTATTCACCAAAAAAGAACTGGACATTGTTGGTTCAAGAAACAGCTTCCACGCTTTCCCTGAAAGTGTCAAACTGGTAGGCGGGCACAAAGTGGATGTTGCCGCTGTAATCACAAAAACCATCTCTTTTGAAGAGGTTCCTGCATTAGTCAGCGATATTGCAGCCCATCCTGGAAACTATCTCAAAGTAGTGGCTTTGCTATAGTTTTGAGAAAAAAATGCAGTCTCAATGATTCCTTTCAAGGTTTCGTTGAGATGGAAAATTTCAGAAAACAGTGAATTGCGGTAAATTGATAGAGGTTTCGAATAAGGAGCTGCGAATATAAAAAAAATAGGAGAGTGTTATTAGTATGGCAGGAATCACTAGAACCGAACTTACCAATCACGCAATGGACAAAGCCAAGAACAAACTTGTACCCTTTATCCTGGTCATGTACATTTTTGCTTTTTTGGATCGCGCGAACATTGGTTTTGCAAAGCAGGCTTTTCAGTTGGATACCGGCATCAGCGATGCGGCTTTTGCTCTTGGTGCGGGCATCTTTTTCATCGGCTATGCGGTATTTGAAGTGCCAAGTAATATTATCATGCAT
Proteins encoded in this window:
- a CDS encoding tagaturonate reductase, which encodes MKKLNGELLRSDFFLPEDAAAQINSSNLPERVIQFGEGNFLRAFVDWMIHQLNKQGKFNGRVVVVQPIAQGLAGKLNEQDGLYTLLLRGLQDGHPVEQKEIISSISRGINPYTDWDAYLKCAENPAIEFVISNTTEAGIAYDENDRLDHKPPSSFPGKLAAYLYHRFQYFQGNPDKGMVIIPCELIDRNGDNLKEVILTLCDAWSLPKEFKSWVCNHNYFLNSLVDRVVTGYPKDEITTLETKLGYSDQLINTGELFHLWVIEGPQELAKRLPFAEVGLNVIWTEDMTPYRTRKVRILNGAHTASVPAAFLYGLEEVGEMMDHEVLGKYVRQIVSDEIIPSIHLDKKMLTEFADSVIERFQNPYIRHYLISILLNSSSKFKARVLPSIIEYQHLHGVLPEKLTFSLAALIAVYKDGKVADNGMQAKREKGEFVMKDDVPVLEFFGETWKAFDGSQESIIAVVKTVLENAAIWGQDLNQVNNLTEKTADYLYQIVNDGMQVTVARLIRR
- a CDS encoding UxaA family hydrolase, which translates into the protein MSLLKIHEADNVAVTLDDVKKGEQLTVGSTAITALDDIDKGHKMALRDLKESEHIIKYGFPIGHVVRDVEAGSWVHAHNIKTNLGDMLEYTYEPDLPQEQFVTCNQTFKGYRREDGRVGVRNEIWIIPTVSCVNRAAQLLAEQGNEIAAANIDGVFEFTHPYGCSQLGEDHLTTQRILAALVNHPNAGGVLVLGLGCENNNIPEFKKILGDYDPGRVKFLAAQEVEDELAAGRELIEELIAYASQYKREECPVSELVVGLKCGGSDGFSGITGNPLVGAFSDKLIACGGSTVLTEVPEMFGAETILMKRAKDQAVFDKTVKLINDFKDYFMSYNQPIYENPSPGNKKGGISTLEEKSLGCTQKGGRSIVVDVLDYGESVTRKGLNLLNGPGNDAVAATALAAAGCHIVLFTTGRGTPLGTAVPTIKVATNSELFRRKANWMDFNAGKLLEGQSMQVVTDAFFSYIVEVSSGRLSKSESMGFREIAIFKNGVTL
- a CDS encoding zinc-binding alcohol dehydrogenase family protein, giving the protein MKRMKAIYLQSPGDIKVEEVAYPQRGENDVLIKTRSLGICGSDIGAYMGTNPLVSYPRIIGHEAAGEVAAVPEGETELAVGDHVVIEPYVYCGKCYPCQNNRTNCCENLTVRGVHIDGAMSEYFVHPRNLVHKVPKEIPWNLLAMVEPLTISMHAVKRSRVKAGEHVAITGSGPIGLLAAQYALTLNAIPIVVDPVEERLEFAKQLGVTYTVNPVKADAVNEIKAITNGRMAEVIIEASGNAAAVRSTIDYVSYAGRISLVGWPKSEIALPTALFTKKELDIVGSRNSFHAFPESVKLVGGHKVDVAAVITKTISFEEVPALVSDIAAHPGNYLKVVALL